Proteins from a genomic interval of Cupriavidus sp. WKF15:
- a CDS encoding efflux RND transporter periplasmic adaptor subunit — protein sequence MSFRHLYKVRAWIALTCLSFSHIAAAQAATQAVPLSAEHARALGVRTSAVSAAETLDVGTHARVVFKPDAQYVVAAPYPGIVPRVLVAIGQTVRPGQPLASFLSPQLFDARRALAEANSQARLAQQALVRDQSLYEDGIIAASRWQATQARATEAAAMARARRAEMASAGVVFSGTGDAAQLVASHQGVVSEVAAVPGARVEGASPLFRIVDPDALELDLLVGRDIPVPSPGERVEVARRGAAGIVVGVAPAGDGTSGMRVRASLERRGDLRAGESVNVTLKLRSREGKGMPGRVRVPAAAVAYLQGTPGVFVATDKGFRFQPVTLESTDEANAVVRGDLPAGTRVAVAGIGALKGLMAGDQ from the coding sequence ATGTCATTCAGACACCTTTATAAGGTCCGTGCGTGGATTGCATTGACCTGCTTGTCGTTTTCGCACATCGCTGCCGCGCAGGCCGCGACCCAGGCGGTGCCGCTGTCCGCCGAGCACGCGCGCGCCCTTGGGGTGCGCACCAGCGCGGTCTCCGCCGCCGAAACCCTCGACGTTGGCACGCACGCCAGGGTCGTATTCAAGCCCGATGCCCAGTATGTCGTGGCGGCACCCTACCCGGGCATCGTGCCGCGTGTGCTGGTAGCCATCGGGCAGACCGTGCGTCCAGGCCAGCCGCTGGCCAGCTTCCTGAGTCCGCAACTCTTCGACGCGAGGCGCGCGCTGGCGGAAGCGAACTCGCAGGCCCGCCTTGCGCAGCAGGCCCTGGTGCGCGACCAGTCGCTCTACGAGGACGGCATCATCGCTGCCAGCCGCTGGCAGGCAACGCAGGCCCGGGCCACCGAGGCCGCCGCCATGGCCAGGGCGCGGCGTGCGGAAATGGCGTCGGCGGGCGTCGTCTTTTCCGGAACGGGCGACGCAGCCCAGCTTGTGGCGAGCCACCAGGGCGTCGTGTCGGAGGTAGCCGCCGTGCCTGGCGCGCGCGTGGAAGGCGCGTCGCCGCTGTTCAGGATTGTCGATCCGGATGCGTTGGAACTGGATCTCCTCGTGGGCCGCGATATTCCGGTGCCGTCCCCGGGTGAGCGCGTGGAAGTCGCGCGGCGCGGCGCGGCCGGCATTGTGGTTGGCGTCGCACCGGCCGGCGATGGCACGTCCGGGATGCGGGTGCGCGCGTCGCTGGAACGCCGTGGCGACCTGCGCGCGGGCGAGAGCGTCAACGTCACGCTGAAGCTGCGCAGCCGGGAAGGGAAGGGCATGCCCGGACGGGTGCGCGTGCCGGCGGCGGCCGTGGCCTACCTGCAGGGTACGCCAGGCGTGTTCGTCGCCACGGACAAGGGCTTCCGATTCCAGCCTGTAACGCTGGAGAGCACGGACGAAGCCAATGCCGTGGTCCGCGGCGACCTGCCCGCGGGGACGCGCGTGGCCGTCGCGGGCATCGGCGCGCTGAAGGGCCTGATGGCGGGAGACCAGTGA